One stretch of Candidatus Eremiobacteraceae bacterium DNA includes these proteins:
- a CDS encoding O-acetylhomoserine aminocarboxypropyltransferase/cysteine synthase family protein encodes MSHDRTFGFRTRALHAGTPPDRTSGSRALPITMTSSYVFESAERAADLYALRTYGDVYSRISNPTVAAFEEKMASLEGGLGAVAAASGQAAQIVAILTVAQAGDHIVASANLYGGTITQFSVTLKRLGIETTFVPGGDPAAMRAKVKPNTKAMYAETIGNPIGTVADLRALSDAAHDGGVPLIIDNTFASPYLCRPIEHGADVVVHSATKFIGGHGTVIAGVLVESGKFDWAAGGHPLISSPSPGYHGLNFSETFGEYAYLMRARAEVLRDVGACLSPMNAWLLVQGLETLAIRMEAHVANARRVADFLAGHQDVAWVKYAGLKDNPSHALALRYLPRGAGSIFTFAPRGGREAAVRFIEALEIWSHLANVGDAKSLVIHPMSTTHQQLTEEEAAGAGITPDMIRLSVGLEDADDLIWDLEQGFAAVRRFAAAPVS; translated from the coding sequence ATGTCACACGATCGAACTTTCGGATTTCGAACCCGCGCGCTGCACGCAGGCACGCCGCCGGACCGCACGAGCGGTTCGCGTGCGCTGCCCATTACGATGACGTCGAGCTACGTCTTCGAATCGGCAGAAAGAGCCGCCGATCTGTATGCGCTGCGGACCTACGGCGATGTTTATTCGCGGATCTCGAACCCGACCGTCGCCGCGTTCGAGGAGAAGATGGCCAGCCTCGAGGGCGGCCTTGGCGCGGTTGCCGCCGCTTCCGGACAAGCTGCGCAGATCGTGGCGATACTCACAGTCGCGCAAGCCGGCGACCATATCGTCGCGTCGGCGAACCTCTACGGCGGAACGATCACGCAATTTTCGGTGACGTTGAAGCGATTGGGCATCGAGACCACTTTTGTTCCGGGCGGCGATCCGGCAGCGATGCGAGCTAAGGTCAAACCCAACACGAAGGCGATGTACGCCGAGACGATCGGCAACCCGATCGGCACGGTCGCCGACTTGCGCGCGCTTTCGGATGCGGCGCACGACGGCGGCGTGCCGTTGATCATCGACAACACGTTCGCTTCGCCGTACCTGTGCCGGCCGATCGAGCACGGCGCCGACGTCGTAGTGCACTCGGCCACCAAGTTCATCGGCGGACACGGCACGGTCATCGCCGGCGTATTGGTGGAGTCGGGTAAGTTCGATTGGGCCGCGGGAGGCCATCCGCTCATCTCGTCGCCGAGCCCGGGCTATCACGGCCTCAATTTCTCGGAGACGTTTGGTGAGTACGCCTACCTCATGCGCGCACGGGCTGAAGTGTTGCGCGACGTCGGCGCTTGTCTCTCGCCCATGAATGCATGGCTCCTCGTGCAAGGTCTTGAGACGCTCGCGATCCGCATGGAGGCGCACGTCGCCAACGCACGACGAGTGGCAGACTTTCTCGCCGGTCATCAAGATGTCGCCTGGGTGAAGTACGCGGGCCTAAAAGATAACCCAAGTCATGCGCTTGCCCTGCGGTACCTGCCTCGTGGGGCTGGGTCTATATTCACGTTTGCGCCACGCGGCGGCCGCGAGGCGGCCGTGCGCTTCATCGAGGCGTTGGAGATCTGGAGTCATCTCGCAAATGTCGGAGACGCGAAGAGTCTGGTGATCCACCCTATGTCCACCACGCATCAACAATTGACAGAAGAAGAAGCGGC
- a CDS encoding DUF2332 domain-containing protein, giving the protein MTYLTRVTASARTNLRLVNGATPEAEAYEHFARTARDSSPLYEHLAQRVAIDTQLLALTGNVRPRHLQPNLLFAAVHYLLLEGAQSDLSRSYTTISGATSFEPDVFRHFRIFCIAHADEIRALTSTRRVQTNEVRRCASLVPAFASAANVLGTQRAAFVEIGASAGLNLQWDRYRCDYDRDLAWGDPSALVRFECELRGGKYPAVRPLPAIVQRYGIDIDPLDVRNAEDVLWLRALTWPECTDRLELLERAIDVARAEPPTLIAGDAAEVFPVVVESIAPDLAVIVYHSFTMNQFGTEQREMLEDALCELGARRPLARVGFEWPVGAEFPVLSLTNYSAVQIDRSMLAMCHPHSTWMRWVA; this is encoded by the coding sequence GTGACATATCTCACCAGGGTTACCGCTTCGGCGCGCACGAACCTCCGGTTAGTGAACGGGGCGACACCAGAAGCGGAAGCATACGAGCACTTTGCGCGGACTGCCCGCGATTCGAGCCCGCTCTACGAGCATCTTGCCCAGCGGGTTGCGATCGACACCCAGCTCTTGGCGCTGACCGGGAATGTTCGCCCGCGGCATCTTCAGCCAAACCTGCTCTTCGCAGCCGTCCATTATCTCTTGCTCGAAGGGGCGCAGTCCGATCTCTCGCGTTCGTACACGACGATAAGCGGCGCGACGTCATTCGAACCCGACGTCTTCCGGCATTTCCGGATCTTCTGCATTGCGCATGCGGACGAAATCCGCGCCCTCACATCGACGCGCCGCGTGCAGACCAACGAAGTACGGCGTTGTGCTTCGCTCGTGCCGGCGTTCGCCAGCGCCGCGAACGTCCTCGGCACACAACGTGCCGCGTTTGTCGAGATCGGCGCCAGTGCGGGTCTCAATCTTCAATGGGACCGCTACCGTTGCGACTACGACCGCGATCTCGCGTGGGGCGATCCTTCGGCGCTCGTGCGCTTCGAATGCGAGTTGCGCGGCGGCAAGTACCCGGCCGTGCGCCCTTTGCCTGCGATCGTGCAGCGCTACGGCATCGACATCGACCCATTGGACGTCCGCAACGCCGAAGATGTCTTGTGGCTTAGGGCGTTGACGTGGCCTGAATGCACGGACCGGCTGGAGTTGCTGGAGCGCGCGATCGACGTGGCGAGAGCCGAGCCGCCCACCCTCATCGCGGGCGACGCCGCGGAGGTCTTTCCGGTGGTCGTCGAAAGCATCGCGCCCGATCTGGCCGTCATCGTCTACCACAGTTTCACGATGAACCAATTTGGAACCGAGCAACGCGAGATGCTCGAAGACGCGCTCTGCGAGCTCGGCGCGCGGCGCCCTCTAGCGCGTGTGGGATTCGAATGGCCGGTCGGCGCCGAATTCCCGGTCCTGTCGTTGACGAACTACTCTGCGGTTCAGATCGACCGCTCCATGCTCGCCATGTGTCATCCGCACAGCACGTGGATGCGTTGGGTGGCTTAG